In Besnoitia besnoiti strain Bb-Ger1 chromosome I, whole genome shotgun sequence, the genomic window AGTTTCGGTTCACTGCCGCCCGAACCGCCCGGACATCCTGCGTTGCTGCAGCATTCCACAGCAGGGCTGAGTCCCGCAGCGCTGGAACTTCTTAACGGGGATTCTCCCTCAGAGGAAGAGAGCAAGAAAATCATGCTTGAACTGGTCTCTAGCAGCCTTACGAAGCAACAGTTACCGGCTAGGGATCCTGTCAAGAACGCGCTAATGAAACTGTACCCGCTCGGCGCAACAATAAAACTCCGTTCGCTGGAGCCAggaccgccgccgcagacatTCGTCGCTGGGCGGGTGACGAATCGAGGCGCGTTCGGTATAGTGATGAAGGTCAAGAGTAAGGCAACTGGCCAGGAGCACGCAATGAAATTCTTTTACAAACAGGTGGCAAGTACCATGGAGATGCTCATCGCCGGTAAACAGCTAGAGGAAAATTTCGCCGAGGAGATGCAATCAGTGAATATATTTGCGGGCCTAGGAGTGTCTGCAGATGAGCTCGTGAGCGAGTATCATGTCGCAGTGCCAAGCTTGGTAGGACAGATAGAGACGACACGTCGAGGGAACATGATGTCTTCCGGCAGCGTGGCGTTTTCTACTAAAGTGGTTCTCATGCCGCTTCTTGTTGGCTCCCTTGAGAAACTGCGACAACTGTCTACTCTTCAGCAGAGGGCGCTTCTACGCCAGGTCGTTACCGCTGTTGCAGGCATCCATAGGCTGAAATTGAGCCATGGTGACGTGAAAGATAGTAACATGATGGTGACGCATGATGGCTCAGTGAAGCTTATTGATTTTGGGTCAGTCTGTCCATTCCAAACGACTCAGGAAACCTCGAATCTTCCCATAACTCCTATGTTTGTTTGCCCTGAGCTCGCTCATGCCATACTCACCAATACCCCCTATACTGCCGACCAGAGGACGGACAGCTGGGCGGCAGGGGTTGCAGTTTTCACTGCTGTTTGTGGCAATGGGAAGATGCCCTCTAATCTTCACCGTGTGCCTGAAAAGCCTGGAAACTTCGAGGCACTTTATAGGGCCATTGCTAGAGTGAAGAATTCCCAGTGGTCGCTGGCGGACTGCCCGGCGGAGGCTGATTCGGTCACGTTAGAGGTcgtgcgtctgcttctcaaCACGGACAGCGACCGCACCTCCGTTGGTGATCTCGCTGAAACGTACCCCTTTTTCCGGAGTAGTCCTCCGTCACCTACTGATTCTAGTGCAGTTTCGGGACAGGGGatgtcgccctcctcggtGTCCTCTGGTACACTGTCAACAACCAAGTCTTCCCCGCCTCAAGAACCTGCAGAGCCTTCCCCTCCGCCTTCTGGGGCGAAGTCTTCAACGTCTCAGCAGGatgcggcttcttcttctcaaGAACCCCATACACCTcaagacgccgcggaggcgtcgacTTCTCACCAGTCGCCAGGGCCTGCCCCACCCCCAAGCAGTGGAGAGCAACCACTGCACAGTACggtgtcgtcgtcgccggtcGTCACCTTCCATTTTGATGTGTCGTCTAAATCCGGTGAGATAAAGACTGAAGCGGACACGCCCGACGATGGACCGGCACACCAGTCGCCGGGCCTTTCCAAAACACCAGACGGCGAGCAGCCAGGATCCCGCATTCCGGTGCCGAAGTCCACGCATGCGAGCCCGCGCCGGGCAGggctgtcgcctgcgtccgGAGACAcaaaggctgcagaggacaAGCCCGACGATGGACAGGCACACCAGTCGCCGGTTCTTGCCAAAGCATCAGACAGCGAGCAGCCAGGATCCCGCATTCCGGTGCCGAAGTCCGCGCATGCGAGCCCGCGCCGGACAGggctgtcgcctgcgtccgGAGACAcaaaggctgcagaggacagGCCCGACGATGGACAGGCACACCAGTCGCCGGTTCTTGCCAAAGCATCAGACAGCGAGCAGCCAGGATCCGGCATTCCGGTGCCGAAGTCCACGCATGCGAGCCCGCGCCGGGCAGGgctgtcgccggcgtccgAGGCAGCGA contains:
- a CDS encoding hypothetical protein (encoded by transcript BESB_004490) codes for the protein MVAKRIALFCLALGIAGQVTQDATAHFLKTAFSRRLGHRNARHVLLHQSSYVSAGGAEVASSDKSATPMSFGSLPPEPPGHPALLQHSTAGLSPAALELLNGDSPSEEESKKIMLELVSSSLTKQQLPARDPVKNALMKLYPLGATIKLRSLEPGPPPQTFVAGRVTNRGAFGIVMKVKSKATGQEHAMKFFYKQVASTMEMLIAGKQLEENFAEEMQSVNIFAGLGVSADELVSEYHVAVPSLVGQIETTRRGNMMSSGSVAFSTKVVLMPLLVGSLEKLRQLSTLQQRALLRQVVTAVAGIHRLKLSHGDVKDSNMMVTHDGSVKLIDFGSVCPFQTTQETSNLPITPMFVCPELAHAILTNTPYTADQRTDSWAAGVAVFTAVCGNGKMPSNLHRVPEKPGNFEALYRAIARVKNSQWSLADCPAEADSVTLEVVRLLLNTDSDRTSVGDLAETYPFFRSSPPSPTDSSAVSGQGMSPSSVSSGTLSTTKSSPPQEPAEPSPPPSGAKSSTSQQDAASSSQEPHTPQDAAEASTSHQSPGPAPPPSSGEQPLHSTVSSSPVVTFHFDVSSKSGEIKTEADTPDDGPAHQSPGLSKTPDGEQPGSRIPVPKSTHASPRRAGLSPASGDTKAAEDKPDDGQAHQSPVLAKASDSEQPGSRIPVPKSAHASPRRTGLSPASGDTKAAEDRPDDGQAHQSPVLAKASDSEQPGSGIPVPKSTHASPRRAGLSPASEAAKPSQSPAKEAFPAALARAVVAKGAAAVPFSRIPRRKPLMQLHTPGGIPLGKPLVQLHTPPRHSTGETDTGFLGL